The proteins below come from a single Hyperolius riggenbachi isolate aHypRig1 chromosome 8, aHypRig1.pri, whole genome shotgun sequence genomic window:
- the LOC137527472 gene encoding olfactory receptor 10C1-like — translation VGMNQTTVTQFIILGFSAFTDVYLPFFLLFLFVYLATLIGNGSVVYLVNSDRCLHSPMYFFLCNLSVLEIIYSSVTMPKILFNLLSKNKNISFLGCAVQMFFFLAMGTTECLLLAVMAFDRFTAICRPLYYSLIMNIKRRRLLAAFTWSSGAVLSLGQTAFIFCLPFCGPNVIDHFFCDIPPVLKLACSDTYLNEVAIFGVCVAILLTPFLLILGSYTRIISTLLKMRMTGSHGKAFSTCISHLTSVTLFYGTASFMYLRPRTLYSLHVDRFLALFYSVVTPMLNPLIYSLRNQEVKASLSKVIKGISQSCKDK, via the coding sequence GTTGGGATGAACCAAACCACAGTTACCCAATTCATTATTCTTGGCTTCTCAGCTTTTACAGATGTCTACCTtcctttcttcctcctcttcctctttgtttACTTGGCCACTCTGATCGGCAATGGTTCTGTTGTCTACCTAGTCAACTCTGATCGATGTCTCCACTCTCCAATGTATTTTTTCCTCTGTAACCTATCTGTCTTGGAGATAATCTACTCTTCTGTAACCATGCCTAAAATTCTCTTCAACCTCCTATCCaagaacaaaaacatttcttttcttGGCTGCGCAGTTCAGATGTTCTTTTTTCTGGCTATGGGAACCACAGAGTGCCTCCTTCTAGCCGTGATGGCATTTGACCGCTTCACGGCTATCTGCAGACCTCTTTATTATAGCTTGATTATGAACATCAAGAGACGTCGCCTACTTGCAGCTTTTACGTGGTCATCAGGTGCTGTTCTCTCCTTGGGACAGACGGCCTTCATCTTTTGCCTGCCTTTTTGTGGTCCTAATGTCATTGACCATTTCTTCTGTGACATACCTCCAGTCCTGAAGCTAGCATGCTCAGATACATACTTGAATGAGGTTGCCATATTTGGGGTTTGTGTGGCGATCCTTCTGACCCCGTTTTTGCTCATTCTTGGCTCTTACACTCGGATAATCTCAACATTATTGAAGATGAGAATGACTGGTAGCCATGGGAAAGCCTTCTCCACTTGTATTTCTCACCTGACATCTGTCACGCTCTTCTACGGTACTGCATCCTTCATGTACCTGCGACCTCGAACCTTGTACTCTCTACATGTTGACAGATTCCTGGCGCTTTTCTACAGTGTGGTAACACCCATGCTAAACCCACTGATCTATAGTTTGAGGAACCAAGAGGTGAAAGCATCATTATCAAAAGTTATAAAGGGGATTTCTCAATCTTGTAAAGATAAGTGA